A part of Sulfurifustis variabilis genomic DNA contains:
- a CDS encoding D-amino acid aminotransferase, producing MIDTPFVYLNGEFLPPGRASVSVFDRGFVFGDGVYEVIPVFGGRLFRLAHHLARLERSLAAIRLENPLTAGEWETVFSRLVRENGDGDQSVYLQVTRGVAPRDHAFPAGVKPTVFAYAQPLKYPPAAAVAEGVAAVTAADIRWLRCDIKAIALLANALLRQQAIDRGAAEAILIRDGLVTEGAASNIFVVNRGTLVTPPNGPFILPGVTRDLVLELAHANGVPAREEPLPESALYTAEEIWMTSSTREILSITRLNDRPVGTGRPGPLHAKLFALYKAYKQAFCEGKVE from the coding sequence ATGATCGACACTCCCTTCGTTTACCTGAACGGCGAATTCCTGCCGCCCGGACGCGCCAGCGTCTCGGTGTTCGACCGGGGATTCGTCTTCGGCGACGGCGTCTACGAGGTCATTCCGGTGTTCGGCGGTCGCCTCTTCCGCCTCGCGCACCATCTCGCCCGGCTGGAGCGCAGCCTCGCCGCGATCCGCCTCGAGAACCCGCTGACCGCCGGGGAGTGGGAAACGGTGTTCTCCCGGCTCGTGCGCGAGAACGGCGACGGCGACCAGTCGGTGTATCTCCAGGTCACGCGCGGCGTGGCGCCCCGCGATCACGCGTTTCCGGCGGGCGTGAAGCCGACCGTATTCGCGTACGCGCAGCCGCTCAAGTATCCGCCGGCGGCCGCCGTCGCGGAGGGCGTGGCCGCCGTGACGGCCGCCGACATCCGGTGGCTGCGCTGCGACATCAAGGCGATCGCGCTGCTCGCGAACGCGCTCCTGCGCCAGCAGGCCATCGATCGCGGCGCGGCGGAGGCGATCCTGATCCGCGACGGGTTGGTGACCGAGGGTGCGGCGAGTAACATCTTCGTCGTGAACCGGGGCACGCTCGTCACACCGCCGAACGGCCCCTTCATCCTGCCCGGCGTCACGCGCGACCTCGTGCTCGAGCTGGCTCACGCGAACGGGGTCCCGGCGCGCGAGGAGCCGTTGCCGGAGTCCGCCCTCTACACGGCCGAGGAGATCTGGATGACGAGCTCGACCCGCGAGATCCTTTCCATCACGCGCCTCAACGACCGGCCGGTCGGCACCGGGCGGCCCGGTCCGTTGCACGCGAAGCTCTTCGCGCTCTACAAGGCGTACAAGCAGGCCTTCTGCGAAGGCAAGGTCGAGTAG
- the lipA gene encoding lipoyl synthase: MAESGRDDIRALKGAAKTARIPIKVVPRAPLRKPPWIRAQAPTHPEVGRLKALLREHKLNTVCEEASCPNLGECFRHGTATFMIMGRLCTRRCPFCDVAHGRPDALDPDEPDHLARAIAAMGLRFVVITSVDRDDLRDGGAAHFVACIRAVRAHTPATSVEILVPDFRGRLEVALGTLGQALPNVFNHNLETVPRLYKAARPGADYRHSLELLRRFKERHPDVPTKSGLMVGLGETNEEIEGVMRELRAAGCDMLTIGQYLQPSRHHLPVERFVTPEEFAAFARLGEALGFHNVASGPMVRSSYHAEQQAARAY; the protein is encoded by the coding sequence ATGGCTGAATCAGGACGGGACGACATCCGGGCGCTCAAGGGCGCCGCGAAGACCGCGCGCATCCCGATCAAGGTGGTCCCGAGGGCCCCGCTGCGCAAGCCGCCCTGGATCCGCGCCCAGGCACCCACGCATCCCGAGGTCGGAAGGCTCAAGGCGCTGCTGCGGGAGCACAAACTGAACACCGTGTGCGAGGAGGCGTCGTGCCCCAACCTGGGCGAGTGCTTCCGCCACGGCACCGCTACCTTCATGATCATGGGGCGGCTGTGCACCCGTCGCTGTCCGTTCTGCGACGTGGCCCACGGCCGACCGGACGCGCTCGATCCCGACGAGCCCGATCACCTGGCGCGCGCGATTGCGGCGATGGGGCTGCGGTTCGTGGTGATCACGTCGGTCGATCGCGACGATCTCCGCGACGGCGGGGCGGCCCACTTCGTGGCCTGCATCCGCGCCGTGCGCGCGCACACGCCGGCGACGTCGGTGGAGATCCTCGTGCCCGATTTCCGCGGGCGCCTGGAGGTCGCGCTCGGGACGCTCGGGCAGGCGTTGCCGAACGTCTTCAACCACAACCTCGAGACGGTGCCGCGGCTCTACAAGGCCGCGCGCCCCGGCGCCGATTACCGCCATTCGCTCGAGCTCCTGCGCCGCTTCAAGGAGCGCCACCCGGACGTCCCGACCAAGTCGGGTCTCATGGTGGGCCTCGGGGAAACGAACGAGGAGATCGAAGGCGTGATGCGCGAGCTGCGCGCGGCCGGGTGCGACATGCTGACGATCGGGCAGTACCTGCAGCCGAGCCGGCACCACCTGCCGGTCGAGCGTTTCGTGACGCCCGAGGAGTTTGCGGCCTTCGCGCGACTGGGCGAGGCGCTCGGGTTCCATAATGTGGCGAGCGGTCCGATGGTCCGGTCGTCCTACCACGCCGAACAGCAGGCCGCCCGCGCGTACTAG
- a CDS encoding D-alanyl-D-alanine carboxypeptidase family protein, whose protein sequence is MRRLHIIVGLLLLTLLAPAHAALEKAPEVPARAWLLVDHHSGSVLAEHDADEPMPPASLTKLMTAYLVLEKLRAGEVSLRERVTVSDRAAGTPGANIFLRPGGTPILEDLLKSAIVRSANDATVALAEHVAGSESRFVELMNVRARSWGLAGTRFVNSTGLDAPGHVSTARDLSRLAVAMIRDFPEHYEWFGLREISVNELKYYNNNALLWRDTTVDGLKTGFTHAAGWCLVGSARRENMRLIATVLGAPSEAARVDAAQRLLDYGFRNFETKLLYAADRPTTEVRVWMGEQATLPLGVRQNLYVTLPRGWYSRLRARLTIKEMLEAPVRQGQRIGVLALQLDDKVFAEYPLVALRDVGTGGWTTRAMDSLRLWFR, encoded by the coding sequence ATGCGCCGCCTGCACATCATCGTCGGCCTGCTCCTCCTGACTCTGCTGGCGCCGGCGCACGCCGCCCTGGAGAAGGCGCCCGAGGTACCCGCCCGGGCGTGGTTGCTCGTGGACCACCACAGCGGGTCCGTGCTCGCGGAGCACGACGCCGACGAGCCCATGCCGCCCGCGAGCCTGACGAAGCTCATGACCGCGTACCTCGTTTTGGAGAAGCTGCGCGCCGGCGAGGTGAGCCTGCGCGAGCGGGTGACGGTCAGCGACCGCGCGGCGGGCACGCCCGGCGCGAACATCTTCTTGCGTCCGGGCGGCACGCCGATCCTGGAGGACCTGCTCAAGAGCGCGATCGTGCGGTCGGCGAACGACGCGACCGTCGCGCTCGCGGAACACGTCGCAGGCAGCGAGTCCCGCTTCGTCGAGCTCATGAACGTCCGGGCGCGCAGCTGGGGCCTCGCCGGCACCCGCTTCGTCAACAGCACCGGACTCGATGCCCCCGGCCACGTCTCGACGGCGCGCGATCTCAGCCGCCTGGCGGTCGCGATGATCCGCGACTTCCCGGAGCACTACGAATGGTTCGGGCTGCGCGAGATCAGCGTGAACGAGCTGAAGTACTACAACAACAACGCGCTCCTCTGGCGCGATACCACGGTCGACGGGTTGAAGACCGGGTTCACGCATGCCGCCGGCTGGTGCCTGGTCGGATCCGCGCGTCGCGAGAACATGCGCCTCATCGCCACCGTCCTCGGCGCGCCCAGCGAGGCGGCGCGCGTCGACGCCGCACAGCGCCTCCTCGATTACGGCTTTCGCAACTTCGAGACGAAGCTCCTCTACGCCGCGGACCGGCCGACGACGGAGGTGCGCGTGTGGATGGGCGAACAGGCGACGCTGCCGCTGGGCGTGCGACAGAACCTCTACGTCACGCTTCCGCGCGGGTGGTACTCCCGCCTGCGCGCGCGCCTGACGATCAAGGAGATGCTCGAGGCGCCCGTGCGCCAGGGCCAGCGCATCGGAGTACTCGCGCTCCAGCTCGACGACAAGGTGTTCGCCGAGTATCCGCTGGTCGCTCTCCGGGACGTCGGCACGGGGGGCTGGACGACGCGGGCGATGGACAGTCTGCGACTCTGGTTCCGATAG
- the mltB gene encoding lytic murein transglycosylase B has protein sequence MRLRYLPIGLLALLAASPATATPLLEHPDVPVFIEHMRATHRFDASALERLFARGTMRPEIIAAMERPAEGLPWHEYRRRFVTDRHARLGSRYWRTHAQALARAQREYGVPPEIVVAIIGVETNYGENTGGFPALEALATLAFGYPRRAEFFRRELEEYLLLARELKVDAFEVKGSYAGALGIPQFMPSSYRQYAVDFTGDRKPDLLGSNADAIGSVANFLRRHGWVPGAPIVDEVEVEGDLYEWLGDLGLKPTLTLRQLFGHGIFPRPRPATAAGPDDDRRAAVIVLEGESGPVYRLGYDNFYAISRYNRSKRYAMAVYELGRAIRELYEEGA, from the coding sequence ATGCGCCTCCGGTATCTGCCCATCGGGCTGCTGGCCCTGCTTGCCGCCTCGCCGGCGACCGCCACGCCGCTCCTGGAGCACCCCGACGTGCCGGTCTTCATCGAGCACATGCGCGCGACGCACCGCTTCGACGCGAGCGCGCTCGAACGGCTGTTCGCGCGGGGGACGATGCGACCCGAGATCATCGCCGCGATGGAGCGGCCGGCCGAGGGCCTGCCGTGGCACGAGTACCGCCGGCGCTTCGTGACCGACCGGCACGCGCGCCTCGGCTCGCGTTACTGGCGGACCCACGCGCAGGCGCTCGCGCGAGCGCAACGGGAGTACGGCGTGCCGCCCGAGATCGTCGTCGCGATTATCGGCGTCGAGACGAACTATGGGGAGAACACCGGGGGGTTCCCCGCCCTGGAGGCGCTCGCCACGCTCGCCTTCGGCTATCCGCGGCGCGCGGAGTTTTTCCGCCGCGAGCTCGAGGAGTACCTGCTGCTGGCACGCGAGCTCAAGGTCGACGCGTTCGAGGTCAAGGGCTCCTACGCGGGGGCGCTCGGCATCCCGCAGTTCATGCCCTCGAGCTACCGGCAGTACGCGGTCGACTTCACCGGCGACCGCAAACCCGATCTGCTCGGCTCGAACGCCGACGCCATCGGGAGCGTCGCCAATTTCCTGCGGCGCCACGGCTGGGTGCCGGGCGCGCCGATCGTCGACGAGGTCGAGGTGGAGGGGGACCTGTACGAGTGGCTCGGGGACCTCGGCCTGAAGCCCACCCTGACGCTACGCCAGCTCTTCGGCCATGGGATCTTCCCGCGACCGCGGCCGGCGACGGCGGCCGGGCCCGACGACGACCGCCGAGCGGCGGTGATCGTCCTCGAAGGGGAATCGGGTCCGGTCTACCGCCTTGGCTACGACAACTTCTACGCGATCAGCCGGTATAATCGCAGCAAGCGCTACGCCATGGCCGTCTACGAGCTGGGCCGGGCGATTCGGGAACTATACGAAGAGGGCGCATGA
- a CDS encoding septal ring lytic transglycosylase RlpA family protein produces the protein MIVRLPLFALALLLAACGTVPQRDGYYQDDGPHERAPVDLAAVPDAVPRAEPLSESGNRPYTVFGVGYTPLAEARGYRERGVASWYGKKFHGRRTSSGEPYDMYAMTAAHKTLPLPSYARVRNLENGRSVVVRVNDRGPFLHNRLIDLSYAAAWKLGIAGSGTGIVEVETLDPHAPPAPATTVASRPRLSVVSAAQAGTEPHAGPRLSVQVGAFTRHANAVALRDRLERAGLAPIYIQAAGDAAGGATPLYRVRIGPVASVEQGDRLVEEAGRQGVPDALIVVD, from the coding sequence ATGATCGTTCGTCTCCCGCTGTTCGCGCTCGCGCTGCTGCTCGCGGCCTGTGGAACCGTGCCGCAGCGCGACGGCTATTACCAGGACGACGGCCCGCACGAGCGCGCGCCGGTGGACCTCGCGGCCGTACCCGATGCCGTCCCGCGCGCCGAGCCCCTGAGCGAGTCGGGCAACCGGCCCTACACGGTCTTCGGCGTCGGCTACACGCCGCTCGCCGAGGCGCGCGGCTACCGCGAGCGCGGCGTCGCCTCCTGGTACGGGAAGAAATTCCACGGACGCCGCACCTCGAGCGGGGAGCCTTACGACATGTACGCGATGACCGCGGCCCACAAGACCCTGCCCCTGCCTTCCTACGCGCGCGTACGCAATCTCGAGAACGGCCGCTCCGTCGTCGTGCGGGTAAACGACCGCGGGCCGTTCCTGCACAACCGGCTGATCGATCTCTCCTACGCGGCCGCCTGGAAGCTCGGAATCGCGGGAAGCGGGACCGGGATCGTCGAGGTCGAAACGCTCGACCCGCACGCGCCGCCCGCGCCCGCCACCACCGTCGCGAGCCGTCCTCGCCTGTCGGTCGTCTCCGCCGCGCAGGCGGGTACCGAGCCGCATGCCGGGCCCCGGCTCTCGGTCCAGGTCGGGGCCTTCACCCGGCACGCCAACGCGGTCGCGCTGCGAGACCGCCTCGAGCGGGCCGGGCTCGCGCCGATCTACATCCAGGCCGCCGGCGACGCTGCGGGCGGCGCGACACCCCTCTACCGGGTCCGCATCGGCCCGGTCGCGAGCGTCGAACAGGGCGATCGCCTCGTCGAGGAGGCCGGGCGCCAGGGCGTGCCCGACGCCCTGATCGTGGTCGACTGA
- the rodA gene encoding rod shape-determining protein RodA, protein MWQQRLHLDKPLFFALVTLAALSVAIVYSASAKDEAVTIAHVMRLGLGFAVLLGVAQIRPELLERWAPHLFGAGLVLLAVVLGVGAISKGAQRWLSLGIVRFQPSEIMKLAVPMMAAWYLARDSLPPSYPRIAVGFAIALVPAVLILKQPDLGTAILVAASGFFVLFLAGLRKRIMWTGIGLLAAAAPILWNHLHDYQRNRILTLFDPAADPLGTGYHTIQSMIAIGSGGFYGKGWLNSSQAHLEYLPESQTDFIFAVFGEEFGLIGILVALALYAFIALRMLLIAFYAQDTFARLLAGALGLAFFVQFFVNIGMVSGILPVVGVPLPMMSYGGSSILTLMAGFGMLMSIQTHRKLVEF, encoded by the coding sequence ATGTGGCAGCAGCGCCTGCACCTCGACAAGCCGCTCTTCTTCGCCCTCGTGACGCTGGCCGCGCTTTCGGTCGCGATCGTGTACAGCGCGAGCGCCAAGGACGAGGCCGTCACGATCGCCCACGTGATGCGGCTCGGCCTCGGTTTCGCGGTGCTCCTCGGGGTCGCCCAGATCCGGCCGGAGCTCTTGGAGCGCTGGGCGCCGCACCTCTTCGGCGCCGGGCTCGTTCTGCTCGCGGTGGTGCTCGGCGTGGGCGCGATCAGCAAGGGCGCGCAGCGCTGGCTGTCGCTCGGCATCGTGCGCTTCCAGCCTTCCGAGATCATGAAGCTCGCGGTGCCGATGATGGCCGCCTGGTACCTCGCGCGGGACAGCCTGCCGCCGTCGTACCCCCGCATCGCCGTGGGCTTCGCGATCGCGCTCGTACCCGCGGTCCTCATCCTGAAGCAGCCGGACCTCGGGACGGCGATCCTCGTCGCGGCATCGGGCTTCTTCGTCCTGTTCCTCGCGGGCCTGCGCAAGCGGATCATGTGGACCGGCATCGGGCTCCTCGCCGCCGCCGCGCCGATCCTCTGGAACCACCTGCACGACTATCAGCGCAACCGCATTCTCACGCTGTTCGATCCGGCGGCCGACCCGCTCGGCACGGGGTACCACACGATCCAGTCCATGATCGCGATCGGCTCCGGGGGGTTCTATGGCAAGGGCTGGCTCAACTCGTCGCAGGCGCATCTCGAATACCTGCCCGAGTCGCAGACCGACTTCATCTTCGCGGTCTTCGGCGAGGAATTCGGCCTCATCGGCATTCTCGTCGCGCTCGCGCTGTACGCCTTCATCGCGCTGCGCATGCTCCTGATCGCCTTCTACGCGCAGGACACCTTCGCGCGGCTCCTCGCCGGCGCGCTCGGCCTCGCGTTCTTCGTGCAGTTCTTCGTCAACATCGGCATGGTGTCGGGCATCCTGCCGGTGGTCGGGGTTCCGCTGCCGATGATGAGCTACGGCGGCAGCTCGATCCTGACGCTCATGGCGGGCTTCGGCATGCTGATGAGCATCCAGACCCATCGCAAGCTCGTCGAGTTCTAG
- the lipB gene encoding lipoyl(octanoyl) transferase LipB — protein sequence MQPLPCVVRRLGLVDYAATVEAMRAYTEGRDGDSADEIWLLEHPPVYTLGLKANARTVRPGNDVPVIPTDRGGDITYHGPGQSVVYVLIELARRGIGIRTLVGTLEQAVIDLLRDRGIAAERRAGAPGVYVEGRKIASLGLRVRRGCTYHGLSFNARMDLAPFRVIEPCGYSGLQVAQLADFIPDAESGAAGEALAQRVLALLGYTETRPEAAAPGAHRPSSLNG from the coding sequence GTGCAACCGCTGCCCTGCGTGGTGCGCCGCCTGGGCCTCGTGGACTACGCCGCGACGGTCGAGGCGATGCGTGCCTACACCGAGGGCCGCGACGGCGACTCCGCCGACGAGATCTGGCTGCTCGAGCACCCGCCCGTGTACACGCTCGGGCTCAAGGCCAACGCGCGCACCGTGCGGCCGGGGAACGACGTGCCGGTGATTCCCACCGATCGCGGCGGCGACATCACCTACCACGGCCCGGGGCAATCCGTGGTCTACGTGCTCATCGAGCTGGCGCGGCGCGGCATCGGCATCAGGACCCTCGTCGGCACGCTCGAGCAGGCGGTGATCGACCTGCTCAGGGATCGCGGAATCGCGGCCGAGCGGCGCGCGGGCGCGCCGGGGGTTTACGTGGAGGGGCGCAAGATCGCCTCCCTCGGCCTGCGGGTGCGGCGCGGCTGCACCTACCACGGATTGTCGTTCAACGCTCGCATGGACCTGGCGCCGTTCCGCGTGATCGAGCCGTGCGGCTACTCCGGCCTGCAGGTCGCCCAGCTCGCCGATTTCATCCCGGACGCGGAGAGCGGCGCGGCCGGCGAGGCGCTCGCGCAACGGGTGCTCGCCCTGCTGGGATATACTGAGACCCGACCGGAGGCCGCCGCCCCCGGCGCACACAGGCCGTCATCGCTCAATGGCTGA